Proteins encoded together in one Calditrichota bacterium window:
- a CDS encoding HD domain-containing protein produces the protein MHRADSRVLDRVGRLADEHGLELYAVGGFVRDRLLGKKVKDIDFSVIGDAVGFAKQVAKEFGVRDPVLFERFGTAMVPYRGYQLDFVTARAESYEIQSRKPKVWEGALEDDLARRDFTVNALAANLNEGSFGELIDLYDGIGDLGRKILRTPKEPELTFSEDPLRIMRAVRFAAQLEFEVEPQTLAACRVMAPRLKIVSQERITDELLKLLSAAKPSIGLRLMYETGVMGIVFKEIADLSGVDQVGQHHHKDVFNHTLLVVDRIAELTDVPVMRMAALVHDIAKPRTKRFFPDQGWTFHGHEDVGSRMMKPIGRRLKLPEKTVDKLVKMTALHMRPINLTREEVTDSAVRRLIVDAGDDLEDLLTLCRADITSANPKKVKRYLTQFEKLKTRIGEVIEGDQLRAFQSPVRGDEIMRICNLSPGPIVGKIKDALEEAILEGKVPNEHDAVLDYLYEIKDQYLESKACGE, from the coding sequence ATTCACCGCGCGGATTCACGAGTGCTCGACCGGGTCGGACGACTGGCGGACGAGCATGGGCTCGAGCTTTATGCCGTGGGTGGATTTGTCCGGGATAGATTGTTAGGCAAGAAGGTCAAAGATATTGACTTCTCGGTGATCGGCGACGCGGTGGGATTCGCGAAGCAGGTTGCGAAGGAGTTTGGTGTTCGCGATCCGGTTTTGTTTGAGAGATTCGGAACAGCGATGGTGCCGTATCGAGGGTATCAATTGGATTTTGTCACGGCGCGAGCGGAGTCGTATGAGATACAATCACGCAAGCCGAAAGTGTGGGAAGGGGCACTGGAAGATGACCTCGCACGGCGGGATTTTACGGTAAATGCGCTCGCGGCAAATCTGAACGAGGGCAGCTTCGGTGAATTGATCGATTTGTACGACGGTATCGGCGACCTTGGACGCAAAATACTTAGAACACCGAAAGAACCTGAGCTGACTTTTTCGGAAGATCCTTTGAGGATAATGCGGGCCGTGAGGTTTGCCGCGCAACTTGAGTTTGAAGTTGAACCTCAAACCCTCGCAGCGTGCCGGGTTATGGCTCCGAGGCTCAAGATTGTTAGCCAAGAGAGAATCACGGACGAATTGCTGAAACTTTTGAGCGCGGCCAAACCCTCGATTGGCTTGAGGTTGATGTATGAAACCGGTGTGATGGGAATCGTGTTCAAGGAGATAGCGGACTTGTCAGGCGTCGACCAAGTCGGGCAGCACCATCACAAGGACGTGTTCAACCATACGCTGCTCGTGGTGGACCGGATTGCCGAGTTGACGGACGTGCCGGTGATGAGAATGGCGGCCTTGGTCCATGATATCGCCAAACCCCGGACAAAGCGTTTTTTTCCGGATCAGGGTTGGACATTTCACGGCCACGAAGACGTGGGCAGCCGGATGATGAAGCCTATCGGACGGCGGCTGAAGCTGCCTGAGAAGACTGTGGATAAGTTGGTCAAGATGACGGCACTGCATATGCGGCCGATTAATTTGACCCGGGAGGAGGTGACGGATTCGGCTGTGCGTCGGCTGATTGTGGACGCAGGGGATGATTTAGAAGATTTGCTGACCCTTTGCCGAGCCGATATTACCTCAGCTAACCCTAAGAAAGTCAAGCGTTACCTAACCCAGTTCGAGAAGTTGAAGACGCGGATTGGTGAGGTGATTGAGGGGGATCAACTGCGGGCCTTTCAGAGTCCGGTGCGGGGAGATGAAATTATGCGGATTTGCAACCTCTCCCCCGGTCCTATAGTCGGAAAGATTAAGGATGCCCTTGAAGAAGCGATTCTCGAGGGCAAGGTTCCCAACGAGCACGATGCGGTGCTCGACTACCTCTACGAAATCAAAGATCAGTATTTGGAGTCCAAGGCGTGCGGAGAATAA